The DNA sequence CAGCTGTCCCGACAACTGTTTCACCATCTGGTGGTGCGAGCGACAACGTATGCACGACTGACGAGTGTCACTTCATGGCGCAGTGGCTGCGGCTGAAGCTGGACGCGGAAGCAGACCCGTGCGAAGACTTCTACCGTTTTGTATGCGGCACATTCCAGGGGCCGGGCACCGACGTCTTCTCTCAGGTATGCCACGATAGGCTACATGTACCGTTGGCCTTTGAAGAGCTTTTGAGCAAATTGATTGTTCTGCACAATTGTCTCTGTACTGGTGATGCGTCAACCGCAGCTGCTGATGCCGATTGCGCAGAAAGGTATCTGTACATTTGATTCAATACAAACAGAGGAGGAAGATAAAGGATGCGGCTCAAGCCAGTGTTTGGATGAGACGACATGTCTTCGCCGTGAAAAAGACATTTTCTTTTCGAAAAATTTTCCCTACAGTGATATTTTTTTATCACTCTAACGACTTCAAGCCTCCATATTTCTATGAACTTCTATACACTTGGGGTCACCCTACACCAGTCACTTCACTGAATACTTTAAACAGAGCGCAAGCAAAGTCGACGGACCTATCGGAGACACAGTTAAATGAACTGGTTGCACTCACTTTAAACTGTGGGAAGGCCACCAATTTAGCTACGGTGGATATCACTAGATTTCGAATCATGCACAACGAACTAGCCGGAACCTTTACTTGATTAAGTCGCTTGTGAGGTTGCCACATGCCCGGTTTTCCAAACAGTCGCTAAAGTTAATCCTGCAGTATGTGCACTTTGCGTATGCCTACTTTTTAGGTTGTCCTCCTTACTCGCGCTACGAATACCGCTAGCAAATAATAACTGAATCTAGCGCCTTTTACAATACGTTTTGAGCATATTGCTCCCCAGGTAAATAACGGTCGACACCAAAGTGACTGCTGCTCATTCTATGTCGCCTGTTGGCACCTCATGTTGCAGGAACGTGGCAACAAACGGGAAATATTTTGGATAAACTACCTTAATATAGGTGTCAATTTATGAAATTATTTATTAATGTGACAGTCATAAATGCTGACGGGCAGATGAATATGTATGTTTTTTATCCGAAATGTAGCTCCCAGGCCAAGGCAGAGGAAGCTTCAGATTACGAGTGCGGCAGCTATCAGCCTCTCTCAGgctacttttaaagcgaaagctttactggccgcgaactcgCGATTtggccgtggcggtgctccgaggaggcacacgaCGTCACAATGAGCGCCTCGTCGCAGATATTTTTGCAAGAACATCATTGTAAGCGGTGTTTCCCTGCAACGTTTATGATGTGCTGTGCGCTGCATTGCTAAAGAGCGCGAGCATAAATTCCATTTTACCAATTCTGGGCCTGAATAAACCTGTGATTAGAGTACTATGACTTTACGCCGTACGGCATATATATACGGTCAGGTCTGCAGGGACTTGGAAACTTTGGATGTAAATTTTATGATGTGTGAAATTGCTGCGTTTTTTTTGTCAACTTTTTCAGGTTAATCATACTATGTTAAGCATCACAGTAGGAGCCGCGTACGCTGCCCGGGTTCCAACAACAGGTCAGACTTCATGGCAGAAAGCTGCCGGCATGTTCCAGGCCTGCGCTTCCCTCTTCGCGGAAGAGCGATCCGAGGTACGTGTGAACGATATTGCACGATGAAGGCAGGAAGCTTTTTTATAGAGGTCAGTTTGTGGATCCCTGCTACCTCAACAACATTTTTAACGCACTTTAATATTGTGCAGGCTGCTATAAAATAGTTAAATGCCACGCTCCGTCTTTCATGCCGTCTATTTTACAGCCAGCGATTGTCTGAATAGAAGCACATAACATATGCTACAATATTGGACTAGCTATGATTTTAGCGATTCGAATCCTGATTTATGCACGATTCACTTATTACACAGTGGCCGCAGTGACGACATTTACAATATTGTTTACCTGCAAGGGTGCGTAGGCAGTGTACATACGCACATAGTAAGTAAAtagcttcacgaaagcttccggTTTTACCGGTACCCTTTCTTTGCGGCAGATAGCAGGGAAACCAAAGTGCATTTTCCTTTTGCTTAACTACGAACACATTATCCTTCATAAACCCTCTATCTAACTTGGTTAACCCCGTGCTTTTTTGCCCGCAAAACTGTAGTATGTCTAGAACCAATGAAAGGATACTCACCGATGAAATTAATCAAGAAATAATATGACAAATAGCGTACGCATTCACAGCATACGAATCATGAACCCCTGCAATTAGGCTTCATGTG is a window from the Dermacentor variabilis isolate Ectoservices chromosome 3, ASM5094787v1, whole genome shotgun sequence genome containing:
- the LOC142574732 gene encoding uncharacterized protein LOC142574732 gives rise to the protein MKGTQAPESPGGGVVVPRVESITPQQSLTLETATVRQSVSVTPAPVSTTKTVRMLTVPPVVGTPTAVPTTVSPSGGASDNVCTTDECHFMAQWLRLKLDAEADPCEDFYRFVCGTFQGPGTDVFSQVNHTMLSITVGAAYAARVPTTGQTSWQKAAGMFQACASLFAEERSEAAIK